A segment of the Bacteroidales bacterium genome:
TGTTGACAAATGTTTGAATCTAACGTATTTCCTGTTGAAGCAATAGCAACTCTCATGTTATTAGTTTTTAAATTTTGTGCAATTATGCCTTCCATTTCTTTTCATAACAATATGACACCGAGGGCATATCTGTTTAACGCAAGGTTCTCCATACTGATGTTTTTGTTCATATCCACAATTAGGGCAAACACAAAAAAAATCATCGTTTTCATTTATGGTTGTATTTTCGTTATTATATTCGTATTCAAACTCACTAACTTTTATACTACCACAAAGTGGACAATGTTCAATTGTTTTTTCTTTCTCCGGATTATTAAAATAACACCCACAGTTATAACATTGGTACCAGTTACTATCAAAATAAATCTTTCCACCTTCAAATGAAATGGGTCTTCCTTCTACCATGGCTTTTGCTATTTTTTTTAATGCCGATGCATAAATTCGTGTAAAAGTGGGTCGCGAAACGCCCATTAAAACTGATGCCTGATAATGATTGAGCATATCGTAATCGCACAGACGAATAGCTTCGTACTCTTCATATAGCAATTTAACATCCTCGTAATGGCTTTTATCAGAGCTAATACCATAAGGTTTAAAACCTTTAACTATAGGTGGATTAGAGACTTTTCTTAATGTTTTTATTCTGGGCGACATGCTTTTTATTTTAAACATTAGTTCAGTACAAAGATAATGAACATTAGTTCATTTTGCAAGTATTTTTTAATAAAAATTTTATATACTGACATAACCCCTAATTACGCATTAGAAATACTTGGGGTTTACATTAGGAGATGGTTTTGGCTATATAAAATTATTTCATTTTTTTGTCGAGTTCATTTTTTTCTCGTCTTTCCCTGAGCTTGTCGAAGAATGACCCCAATGCTCATTGAGGTTTGTGAATAGTTATACCTCGACAAGCTCGGTATGACGGTGGGTGTTGGGTTGATTCTTTTAAAAATATTACTATTATTATTTATTATTAGCCTGGTTGCATTTGTTTATTCATGGTACTTGGGTTTAATGAAATGGAAAACTCTGACTTAAAACAAAATAAATAAGAATAAATGAATAAACTTTTGCGAATATAAAAAAAAATTTTGTATGATATTATTCCAAAGCTGACT
Coding sequences within it:
- a CDS encoding DUF134 domain-containing protein; this translates as MSPRIKTLRKVSNPPIVKGFKPYGISSDKSHYEDVKLLYEEYEAIRLCDYDMLNHYQASVLMGVSRPTFTRIYASALKKIAKAMVEGRPISFEGGKIYFDSNWYQCYNCGCYFNNPEKEKTIEHCPLCGSIKVSEFEYEYNNENTTINENDDFFCVCPNCGYEQKHQYGEPCVKQICPRCHIVMKRNGRHNCTKFKN